A part of Saimiri boliviensis isolate mSaiBol1 chromosome 11, mSaiBol1.pri, whole genome shotgun sequence genomic DNA contains:
- the CDC7 gene encoding cell division cycle 7-related protein kinase, translating into MEASLGLQMDEPMAFSPQRDLFQADGSLTKNEPNFKLSGVKKDIEKLYEAVPQLSNVFKIKDKIGEGTFSSVYLATAQLQVGPEEKIALKHLIPTSHPIRIAAELQCLTVAGGQDNVMGVKYCFRKNDHVVIAMPYLEHESFLDILNSLSFQEVREYMFNLFKALKRIHQFGIVHRDVKPSNFLYNRRLKKYALVDFGLAQGTHDTKIELLKFVQSEAQQERCSQNKSHVITGNKIPLSGPVPKELDQQSTTKASVKRPYTNAQIQIKQGKDGKEGSVGLSVQRSVFGERNFNIHSSISHESPAVKLMKQSKTVDVLSRKLATKKKAISTKVMNSSVMRKTVSSCPASLTCDCYATDKVCSICLSRRQQVAPRAGTPGFRAPEVLTKCPNQTTAIDMWSAGVIFLSLLSGRYPFYKASDDLTALAQIMTIRGSRETIQAAKTFGKSILCSKEVPAQDLRKLCERLRGMDSNTPKLTGDALQGPASHQPTFSDKTDRKASHLTQTPPGQYSGNSFKKGDSNSCGRCFDEYTTSLEGWNDVPDEAYDLLDKLLDLNPASRITAEEALLHPFFKDMSL; encoded by the exons ATGGAGGCGTCTTTGGGGCTTCAGATGGATGAGCCTATGGCTTTTTCTCCCCAGCGTGACCTGTTTCAGGCTGACGGCTCTTTAACAAAAAACGAGCCGAATTTTAAACTTTCAG GTGTTAAAAAAGATATTGAGAAGCTTTATGAAGCTGTACCACAGCTTAGTAATGTGTTTAAGATTAAGGACAAAATTGGAGAAG GCACTTTCAGCTCTGTTTATTTGGCCACAGCACAGTTACAAGTAGGACCTGAAGAGAAAATTGCTCTGAAACACTTGATTCCAACAAGTCATCCTATAAGAATTGCAGCTGAACTTCAGTGCCTAACAGTGGCTGG GGGGCAAGATAATGTCATGGGAGTTAAATACTGCTTTAGGAAGAATGATCATGTCGTTATTGCTATGCCATATCTGGAGCATGAGTCATTTTTG GACATTTtgaattctctttcctttcaagAAGTCCGGGAATATATGTTTAATCTGTTCAAGGCTTTGAAGCGCATTCATCAGTTTGGTATTGTTCACCGTGATGTTAAGCCCAGCAATTTTTTATATAATAGGCGCTTGAAAAA GTACGCCTTGGTAGACTTTGGTTTGGCCCAAGGAACCCATGATACGAAAATAGAGCTTCTCAAATTTGTCCAGTCTGAAGCTCAGCAGGAAAGGTGTTCACAAAACAAATCCCATGTAATAACGGGAAACAAGATTCCATTGAGTGGCCCTGTACCTAAGGAGCTGGATCAGCAGTCCACCACAAAAGCCTCTGTGAAAAGACCCTACACAAATGCACAAATTCAGATTAAACAAGGAAAAGATGGAAag GAGGGATCTGTAGGCCTTTCTGTCCAGCGCTCTGTTTTTGGAGAAAGAAATTTCAATATACACAGCTCCATTTCACATGAGAGCCCTGCAGTGAAA CTCATGAAGCAGTCAAAGACTGTGGATGTACTGTCTAGAAAGTTAGCAACAAAAAAGAAGGCCATTTCTACAAAAGTGATGAATAGCAGTGTGATGAGGAAAACTGTCAGTTCTTGCCCAGCTAGCCTGACCTGTGACTGCTATGCAACAGATAAAGTTTGTAGTATTTGCCTTTCAAG GCGTCAGCAGGTTGCCCCTAGGGCAGGTACACCAGGATTCAGAGCACCAGAGGTCTTGACAAAGTGCCCCAATCAAACTACAG CAATCGACATGTGGTCTGCAGgtgtcatatttctttctttgcttagtGGACGATATCCATTTTATAAAGCCAGTGATGATTTAACTGCTTTGGCCCAAATTATGACAATTCGGGGATCCAGAGAAACTATCCAAGCTGCTAAAACTTTTG GCAAATCAATATTATGTAGCAAAGAAGTTCCAGCACAAGACTTGAGAAAACTCTGTGAGAGACTCAGGGGTATGGATTCTAACACTCCCAAGTTAACAGGTGATGCACTACAAGGGCCTGCTTCTCATCAACCAACTTTCTCAGACAAAACTGACCGTAAAGCTTCTCACCTCACACAGACGCCTCCAGGACAATACTCAGGGAATTCATTTAAAAAGGGGGATAGTAATAGCTGTGGGCGTTGTTTTGATGAGTATACTACCAGTTTAGAAGGCTGGAATGATGTACCTGATGAAGCTTACGATCTACTTGATAAACTTCTAGATCTAAATCCAGCTTCAAGAATAACAGCAGAAGAAGCTTTGTTGcatccattttttaaagatatgagcTTATGA
- the LOC141580469 gene encoding uncharacterized protein LOC141580469 codes for MPAKGNTGRGLAARRISRSGHPRSSRRGAGRRVRRSLRDRVGEGPSAGGGLKSGKGPREEIVSPLTGSARRLVRRPTQVDGELIRPWATSAGRRRGRGNEWESSRQPRSRAQPGRTGYPQAGDRTGCLVRRRATFPPQVRGIPRGPRNGTGRRENRSHYPEFVPNPSQSRGMEQTVGNSQFKGGRLLCPPPPRLPGSPSPRAAHLPSRSDAPAQHFPPPLWSHMRIKPSTPRIPLPGACARGWRFFPLPGPARGAVTGIKPGSDLQKLDELNLVSY; via the exons ATGCCAGCTAAGGG AAACACCGGCAGGGGGCTGGCTGCAAGGAGAATTTCCCGGTCGGGGCACCCGCGCAGCAGCCGGCGCGGTGCGGGGCGGCGAGTCCGGCGCAGTCTGCGGGACCGCGTGGGGGAGGGGCCGAGCGCCGGGGGCGGTTTGAAGTCAGGAAAAGGACCGAGGGAGGAAATCGTTTCGCCACTGACAGGGAGCGCCAGGAGGCTCGTCCGACGCCCCACGCAAGTTGATGGAGAACTGATACGACCCTGGGCCACGAGTGCCGGgcggaggaggggaagggggaatgAATGGGAATCCTCCCGCCAGCCCCGGTCACGAGCGCAGCCGGGAAGGACCGGCTACCCTCAGGCCGGAGACCGAACCGGATGCTTAGTGCGCAGGCGCGCGACTTTCCCGCCGCAGGTCAGAGGGATCCCAAGGGGACCGAGGAATGGAACCGGACGGCGAGAAAACCGAAGTCACTATCCAGAATTCGTTCCTAATCCCTCACAATCCCGCGGCATGGAACAAACCGTCGGAAACTCACAGTTTAAGGGAGGACGACTTctgtgccccccccccccccggttGCCTGGGTCGCCGTCTCCAAGAGCCGCCCACCTACCGAGTCGATCGGATGCGCCTGCGCAACACTTCCCGCCGCCGCTCTGGTCGCACATGCGCATAAAGCCCTCGACGCCGCGGATTCCGCTACCAGGCGCTTGCGCAAGGGGGTGGCGCTTCTTCCCGCTGCCTGGACCTGCTAGAGGAGCCGTTACCGGAATAAAGCCCGGGAGTGATCTTCAAAAACTGGATGAACT GAACCTGGTGAGTTATTGA